A section of the Elizabethkingia anophelis R26 genome encodes:
- a CDS encoding M56 family metallopeptidase → MDSSKIILLLGISFLCWLIYKLVLADHKLFVFNRFFLLGAVVISLIVPFVQIDIAQENNLVTRTVNLYYIQEVIIGKAPQPSFNWYKIVAYGYIVITTFFIIRFILGILQIVHRIYKNKKKTVDNIHYILLDNKQIPYCFLNYIFVPGEDFLHKNIESEILQHEQAHLFQKHTLDIMFIQLVLAFTWFNPFFWLIKQSITANHEFLADEHTLRLSKDMQHYRKLIISKTMAPYHNQFASNFNFLLTKKRFIMMTKQTSKNKVRFLKLSGATLLIAATAFGISMNAKEKESITTSLTAKLDEISDSALALAISKSDTIKQERKAIISKKIEELNADTATKRAEIIKKYNKSGELKNSDFPPTPPVPPTPPAAPTPPKAPISPDAYAKVDKEASFPDGIESFRNLFTQNFDNSKVDGKGTIKTTASYIIDKDGNVKNIVVVGPNESFNTEVKRTIETIVTKKKWVPAQLNGQNIASLFRFPITMAFEETKKL, encoded by the coding sequence ATGGATAGCTCCAAAATTATTCTGCTTTTAGGAATTTCATTCCTATGCTGGCTTATTTATAAGTTGGTGCTGGCGGATCATAAATTATTTGTATTCAACAGATTCTTTCTTCTAGGTGCTGTTGTTATTAGTCTTATTGTTCCCTTTGTACAAATTGACATTGCACAGGAAAACAATCTGGTTACTCGTACTGTAAATCTTTACTATATTCAGGAAGTTATTATTGGTAAAGCTCCACAGCCGTCATTCAACTGGTATAAGATTGTTGCTTATGGCTATATTGTAATAACCACCTTTTTTATTATTCGCTTTATACTGGGCATACTTCAAATTGTTCACAGAATTTATAAAAACAAAAAGAAAACTGTCGATAATATCCACTATATACTACTCGACAACAAGCAAATTCCATATTGTTTTCTCAATTATATATTTGTCCCCGGCGAAGATTTTCTTCACAAAAACATCGAATCTGAAATATTACAGCATGAGCAGGCTCATCTTTTTCAGAAGCATACATTAGACATTATGTTTATTCAGCTGGTTTTGGCATTTACATGGTTCAATCCTTTTTTCTGGCTTATTAAACAATCTATTACTGCCAATCATGAATTTCTGGCAGACGAACATACGCTTCGTTTGTCTAAAGATATGCAGCATTACCGCAAATTGATTATATCAAAAACAATGGCGCCATATCATAACCAGTTTGCAAGTAATTTCAATTTTTTACTCACTAAAAAACGTTTCATTATGATGACGAAGCAAACATCCAAAAACAAAGTACGCTTTTTAAAATTATCCGGCGCTACTTTATTGATTGCCGCTACTGCATTTGGAATAAGTATGAATGCAAAAGAAAAAGAATCTATAACAACTTCTCTTACAGCTAAATTAGATGAAATATCAGACTCTGCACTCGCATTAGCCATTTCAAAATCCGATACCATAAAACAGGAACGAAAAGCTATTATTTCAAAAAAAATAGAGGAACTTAACGCAGATACAGCCACAAAACGGGCAGAAATTATCAAAAAGTACAATAAGTCCGGGGAATTAAAAAATTCAGATTTTCCTCCCACTCCGCCTGTACCTCCAACACCTCCAGCAGCACCAACTCCACCAAAAGCTCCGATATCACCTGATGCTTATGCAAAAGTAGATAAAGAAGCTTCCTTCCCAGATGGTATTGAAAGTTTCCGGAATCTCTTCACCCAAAATTTTGATAATAGCAAAGTGGATGGTAAAGGAACTATTAAAACTACTGCATCATATATTATTGATAAGGATGGAAATGTAAAAAATATAGTTGTAGTAGGTCCTAATGAAAGTTTCAATACAGAAGTGAAAAGAACCATTGAAACAATTGTTACAAAGAAAAAATGGGTTCCAGCACAACTGAATGGTCAAAATATTGCTTCTCTTTTCCGTTTTCCTATAACCATGGCTTTTGAAGAAACTAAAAAGTTATAG
- a CDS encoding AI-2E family transporter has protein sequence MQIKQDKPISEVAIKQIALISIIIILAGLICYNLSMFIPSLLGAITLYIISRKYLLYLIEEKKWKPSLAAIVIIVATLLILILPVYLIIDVLIDKLGNAQAYMEKFNVFVDKIHDFVFKEIGIDLLSKENINKLKDTAGKLSTSLLNTTFNALTVIASMYFVLYFMLISPRKFERLLENAAPFKKSNNFLLGEKIRKMVIANAIGIPVVALGQGIAGLIGYIIFGAPSPVLLFALTFVTSMIPIVGAAIVYVPICIFMIAEGQTGAGIGLAIYCLVVVGLIDNLLRFTLLKKLEDIHPLNTVFGIIAGMNIFGFLGLIFGPILVSVTILLMQVYKDEFSGRKNSLPEDGLLLEKDE, from the coding sequence ATGCAGATAAAACAGGATAAACCTATTAGCGAAGTAGCAATCAAGCAGATTGCTCTTATCAGCATTATTATCATATTAGCAGGACTTATATGCTATAATCTTTCAATGTTTATTCCCTCACTTCTGGGCGCAATTACATTGTATATTATCTCAAGGAAATATTTATTATACCTGATTGAAGAAAAGAAATGGAAGCCTTCTTTGGCAGCTATAGTAATTATTGTTGCAACATTATTAATCCTGATTCTTCCTGTTTATCTCATTATTGATGTTCTTATAGACAAGCTGGGGAATGCTCAGGCTTATATGGAGAAGTTCAATGTCTTTGTTGATAAAATCCATGATTTTGTTTTTAAAGAAATAGGCATTGACCTGTTGAGTAAAGAAAATATCAATAAGCTGAAAGATACAGCAGGGAAGCTTTCTACATCATTGCTGAATACAACATTCAATGCATTAACAGTTATTGCTTCTATGTATTTTGTTTTGTATTTTATGCTGATCTCCCCGCGAAAATTCGAGCGTCTCTTAGAAAATGCAGCGCCTTTTAAAAAATCCAACAACTTCTTATTAGGAGAGAAGATCCGCAAAATGGTGATTGCAAATGCTATAGGGATTCCTGTCGTTGCACTGGGACAGGGAATAGCAGGTCTTATTGGTTATATTATCTTTGGAGCCCCCAGTCCGGTATTATTGTTTGCACTCACATTTGTGACCTCCATGATTCCTATTGTAGGAGCTGCAATTGTATATGTACCTATTTGCATATTTATGATCGCAGAAGGACAAACAGGAGCCGGAATAGGACTGGCAATATACTGTCTGGTTGTTGTTGGACTTATTGACAATTTGCTGAGATTTACGCTGCTGAAAAAACTTGAAGATATACATCCGCTAAATACTGTGTTCGGAATTATAGCCGGGATGAATATATTTGGCTTTTTAGGTCTTATTTTTGGACCTATACTGGTTTCGGTGACTATATTGCTCATGCAGGTGTATAAAGATGAATTTTCGGGCAGAAAAAACAGCCTGCCTGAAGATGGGCTTCTTTTGGAAAAAGATGAATGA
- a CDS encoding DUF3820 family protein, translating into MNPEILKDIVTQKMPFGKYKNTIIADLPVSYLEWFQREGMPPGKLGMMLSTIYEIKLNGLEYLLTEIKRHV; encoded by the coding sequence ATGAATCCGGAAATCTTAAAAGATATTGTAACCCAGAAAATGCCGTTTGGAAAATATAAAAATACAATTATTGCAGATCTTCCTGTAAGTTATCTTGAATGGTTTCAGCGGGAAGGAATGCCTCCCGGAAAACTGGGGATGATGCTTTCCACTATTTATGAAATAAAACTAAACGGACTTGAATATCTTCTTACAGAAATCAAACGACATGTATAG
- a CDS encoding BlaI/MecI/CopY family transcriptional regulator — MSKIKLTEAEQFIMEVIWSKEKAFMKDIMEAYDDPKPASTTLATVLKRMQDKNLIGYETVGNSREYYSLVKKEQYFSGEMQSMMKKFFNNSVSQFASYFTANAKLSEKQLKELRDMIDLEIEKKQKDG, encoded by the coding sequence ATGTCGAAGATAAAATTAACTGAAGCTGAGCAATTTATAATGGAGGTCATCTGGTCTAAAGAAAAAGCTTTTATGAAAGATATTATGGAAGCTTATGATGATCCTAAGCCAGCCAGTACAACTTTAGCTACCGTACTGAAACGTATGCAGGACAAGAATCTTATAGGATACGAAACGGTTGGGAATTCCCGAGAGTATTATTCTCTGGTAAAAAAAGAACAATACTTCAGTGGAGAAATGCAAAGCATGATGAAAAAGTTTTTCAACAACTCAGTATCTCAGTTTGCATCTTACTTTACAGCAAACGCTAAGCTTAGTGAAAAGCAGCTAAAAGAGCTGCGTGATATGATAGATCTGGAAATAGAGAAAAAACAAAAAGATGGATAG
- a CDS encoding tryptophanase yields MKLPYAEPYRIKMTEEIHQSAPEERAEWIKACHYNLFNLKSSQVFIDLLTDSGTGAMSDKQWAALMTGDESYAGSRSFEQLYNTVNKLTGFKHLLPTHQGRAAENVLFSVLVKEGCVIPGNSHFDTTKGHIEFRKAHAIDCTIDEAFDINNLYPFKGNIDLDKLEKVYQEYGKEKIPFCLITITCNSSGGQPVSMENIKAVRELSNQYDIPVFFDSARFAENAYFIKKREAAYQDRSIKEIVRELYSYGDGMTMSSKKDGLVNIGGFIALNNDEIFQKASNFTIIYEGFITYGGMAGRDMAALAQGLDEATEFTYLESRISQVEYLGNRLIEYGIPIQRPIGGHAVFIDALSFLPNVPRAEFPAQTLAIELYKEAGIRGVEIGTLLADRDPETRENRYPKMELLRLAIPRKTYTNNHMDYIAAALKNVFERRNEITKGYKITWEPDILRHFTVHLTEA; encoded by the coding sequence ATGAAACTTCCTTATGCTGAACCTTATCGTATAAAAATGACGGAAGAAATCCACCAATCTGCTCCCGAGGAGAGAGCGGAATGGATTAAAGCCTGTCATTATAACTTGTTTAACTTAAAAAGCTCACAGGTTTTTATAGACCTGTTAACGGATAGTGGCACAGGAGCCATGTCCGACAAACAGTGGGCTGCCCTTATGACTGGAGATGAAAGTTATGCAGGTTCCCGTTCTTTTGAGCAACTTTATAATACCGTTAATAAACTTACCGGATTCAAACATCTTTTACCAACTCATCAAGGGCGTGCTGCAGAAAATGTTCTTTTTTCTGTTTTAGTAAAAGAAGGCTGTGTTATTCCTGGAAATTCACACTTCGACACCACTAAAGGCCATATTGAATTCCGTAAAGCCCATGCAATAGACTGTACGATTGACGAAGCTTTTGATATTAATAACCTATACCCCTTCAAGGGAAATATTGATCTCGATAAACTGGAAAAAGTTTACCAGGAATATGGTAAAGAAAAAATACCGTTTTGCCTTATTACCATTACCTGTAATTCCTCTGGAGGACAACCTGTTTCTATGGAAAATATAAAAGCTGTTCGGGAATTGTCCAATCAATATGATATTCCAGTATTCTTTGACTCTGCAAGATTTGCAGAAAATGCTTATTTTATTAAGAAAAGAGAAGCCGCATATCAGGATAGAAGCATTAAAGAAATTGTAAGAGAGTTGTACTCTTATGGGGATGGTATGACTATGTCCTCCAAAAAAGACGGATTGGTAAATATTGGTGGGTTTATTGCTCTCAATAATGACGAAATATTTCAGAAAGCCTCAAATTTTACAATCATTTATGAAGGCTTTATTACTTATGGTGGAATGGCCGGCCGTGATATGGCTGCTCTTGCTCAGGGACTGGATGAAGCAACAGAGTTTACCTATCTTGAAAGCAGAATATCACAGGTTGAATATCTTGGAAACAGACTCATTGAATATGGAATCCCTATTCAGAGACCAATTGGTGGGCACGCTGTTTTTATAGATGCTCTTAGCTTTCTCCCAAATGTTCCAAGAGCTGAGTTCCCTGCACAAACTCTCGCTATAGAGTTGTATAAAGAAGCAGGTATCCGCGGCGTAGAAATAGGAACACTATTAGCAGACAGAGATCCTGAAACCAGAGAAAATCGTTATCCAAAAATGGAGCTCCTCAGGCTGGCAATTCCAAGAAAAACATATACCAACAATCACATGGATTATATTGCTGCAGCCCTGAAAAATGTTTTTGAACGAAGAAATGAGATTACAAAGGGCTATAAAATTACCTGGGAACCCGACATTCTAAGGCACTTTACAGTTCATCTTACTGAAGCATAA
- the uvrB gene encoding excinuclease ABC subunit UvrB, with the protein MNFQIQSEYKPTGDQPQAIEKLSKGLLLGEKYQTLLGVTGSGKTFTIANVVQEIQKPTLVLAHNKTLAAQLFMEFKEFFPDNAVEYFVSYYDYYQPEAFIPTTNTYIEKDLSINEEVEKLRLSATASLLSGRRDVLIVASVSCIYGIGNPTEFHKSVISLDVEVPISRTKLLHTLVSSLYSRSVNEFTRGTFRVKGDVIDVYPAYADSAIRIQFFGDQIEKIQSFDPVSGNVTSNFDKINIYPANLFVTSPETMQNAIKEIQDDLVKQIAFFQEIGKPYEAKRLEERTELDLEMIKELGYCSGIENYSRYMDGREAGSRSFCLLDYFPEDYLMVIDESHVTVPQVHAMYGGDRSRKEVLVEHGFRLPAAMDNRPLKFEEFEMLQNQVIYVSATPADYELQKTGGEYVEQIIRPTGLLDPIIEIKPTQNQIDDLIEEIQKRTEEDERVLVTTLTKKMAEELTKYFTRFGIRTRYIHSDVETLERIQIMQDLRSGLFDVLVGVNLLREGLDLPEVSLVAILDADKEGMLRSRRSLIQTIGRAARNLNGKAIMYADKITKSMQAAIDETSYRREKQMNYNKEHGKEPQALNKKISESLVRRNPDFPDQKYIQKEILQKVAEVQANYSSDEIEKIVAKKQKEMELAAKNLDFIAAAKLRDEITALKGS; encoded by the coding sequence ATGAATTTCCAGATACAATCAGAATATAAACCTACGGGCGATCAGCCTCAGGCAATTGAAAAGCTTTCAAAAGGTCTTTTATTAGGCGAAAAATACCAAACCTTATTAGGGGTTACCGGTTCCGGTAAAACCTTTACAATTGCCAATGTTGTACAGGAAATACAAAAACCAACATTGGTACTGGCACATAACAAGACTCTGGCGGCTCAGCTTTTCATGGAGTTCAAAGAGTTTTTTCCGGACAATGCTGTAGAGTATTTTGTAAGTTACTATGACTACTATCAGCCAGAAGCCTTTATTCCTACTACCAATACTTATATTGAAAAAGACTTGAGTATTAATGAGGAAGTAGAAAAACTGCGTCTTTCTGCAACAGCTTCATTGCTTTCCGGAAGACGGGATGTACTGATTGTTGCATCCGTTTCTTGTATTTATGGTATTGGTAATCCTACGGAGTTCCATAAATCGGTAATTTCATTAGATGTAGAAGTTCCGATATCCAGAACCAAGCTGTTGCATACACTGGTAAGTTCATTATATTCCAGAAGCGTGAACGAATTTACACGGGGGACATTCCGGGTAAAAGGAGATGTTATTGATGTCTATCCTGCTTATGCAGATAGCGCTATCCGTATTCAGTTCTTTGGAGATCAGATCGAAAAAATTCAGAGTTTTGATCCCGTTTCCGGAAATGTAACTTCTAACTTTGATAAAATTAATATTTATCCTGCAAACCTCTTTGTAACCTCTCCTGAAACAATGCAAAATGCCATAAAAGAAATTCAGGATGATTTGGTAAAACAAATTGCTTTTTTCCAGGAAATCGGAAAACCCTATGAAGCAAAAAGGTTGGAAGAACGAACAGAACTTGACCTGGAAATGATAAAAGAATTGGGCTATTGTTCCGGAATCGAAAACTATTCCCGTTATATGGACGGAAGAGAAGCAGGGTCCAGATCTTTCTGCCTTTTGGATTACTTTCCGGAAGATTATCTGATGGTCATTGATGAGAGCCATGTTACTGTACCACAAGTTCATGCGATGTATGGTGGCGACAGAAGCCGGAAAGAAGTATTGGTAGAGCACGGTTTTCGCCTTCCGGCTGCAATGGATAATCGTCCATTAAAATTTGAAGAGTTCGAGATGCTACAAAATCAGGTGATCTATGTAAGTGCAACTCCTGCAGATTATGAATTGCAAAAAACAGGTGGTGAATATGTTGAACAGATTATAAGACCTACCGGACTATTAGACCCTATTATAGAGATAAAACCTACCCAGAATCAGATTGATGATTTAATTGAAGAGATTCAAAAGAGAACTGAAGAAGATGAACGTGTATTGGTAACAACACTGACAAAAAAAATGGCAGAAGAACTAACCAAATACTTTACACGTTTTGGAATCCGTACACGCTACATACACTCCGATGTGGAAACTCTGGAAAGAATACAAATTATGCAGGATCTCCGTTCCGGATTATTTGATGTTTTAGTGGGTGTCAATCTTCTGAGAGAAGGATTAGACCTTCCCGAAGTTTCATTAGTTGCCATTCTGGATGCAGATAAAGAGGGAATGCTACGTTCCAGAAGGTCCCTGATACAGACAATTGGTCGTGCAGCCCGTAACCTTAACGGGAAAGCTATTATGTATGCTGATAAAATCACCAAAAGCATGCAGGCTGCTATTGATGAAACCAGCTATCGCCGTGAAAAGCAGATGAATTATAACAAGGAGCATGGTAAAGAACCACAAGCTCTTAATAAGAAGATTAGTGAGTCTTTGGTAAGACGTAATCCAGACTTCCCGGATCAAAAATATATTCAGAAAGAAATATTACAGAAAGTTGCTGAAGTACAGGCTAATTATTCGTCTGATGAGATTGAGAAGATTGTTGCTAAAAAGCAAAAGGAAATGGAGCTTGCGGCCAAGAACTTAGATTTTATTGCTGCAGCAAAACTACGTGATGAAATAACGGCTTTAAAAGGCTCATAA
- a CDS encoding aminotransferase class IV, translating into MFRFIETIRIEDSQIFLADLHQARMDRVFSHYGKENPHLIKDYFVQQNHNEHGLYKWRIIYDLDGSISCQMVPYAVEIHNNFELVNGDHLEYSFKYENRDNINKLKASADAEAVIFYQNGMITDTSYSNLIFRKDNEWYTPETFLLNGVMRQHLLKSGKIKPLEISLKNIKEFSHFQMINAMIPFNTQEYPIALIQNLYSIRTLEI; encoded by the coding sequence ATGTTCCGGTTTATTGAAACGATACGCATAGAGGATTCTCAGATATTCTTGGCTGATCTTCATCAGGCAAGAATGGATCGTGTATTTTCTCATTATGGAAAAGAAAATCCTCACCTTATTAAAGATTATTTTGTGCAACAAAATCATAATGAGCATGGCCTTTATAAATGGCGCATTATTTATGATCTTGATGGTAGCATAAGTTGCCAGATGGTTCCTTATGCCGTTGAGATTCATAATAATTTTGAACTGGTTAACGGAGATCATCTGGAGTATTCCTTTAAATATGAAAACAGGGATAATATCAATAAATTAAAAGCTTCCGCAGATGCAGAAGCTGTCATATTTTATCAAAACGGAATGATCACCGATACCTCATATTCTAATCTTATTTTCAGAAAAGACAATGAGTGGTACACCCCTGAAACTTTTTTACTTAATGGTGTTATGCGTCAGCATTTATTAAAATCCGGAAAGATAAAACCTTTAGAAATCAGTTTAAAAAACATTAAAGAGTTTTCTCATTTCCAAATGATTAACGCCATGATTCCATTCAACACCCAGGAATATCCTATTGCATTGATTCAGAATCTTTACAGCATCAGAACTTTAGAAATTTAA
- a CDS encoding DUF502 domain-containing protein has protein sequence MEKRGINYYIGLCFRSLLQGLVILGPIGATIGLIWYLVSSIDNLIPSISERFPGLVFISVIIITALVGFIGTKFLLGRLLVDAMDNLLEHTPGIKYIYSSLKDVMSSFVGDKKKFSNPVWVKTNNNPEVWRIGFLTQHDLSPVGLSGKIAVYLPHSYAISGWVILTEPDNVREVEGMNSVEAMKFAVSGGVSGFHSDENIFKAPE, from the coding sequence ATGGAAAAAAGAGGAATCAATTATTATATCGGTTTATGCTTTAGATCGCTGCTACAGGGCTTAGTGATCCTGGGGCCTATTGGTGCAACCATTGGACTGATCTGGTATCTTGTTTCCTCTATCGATAATCTTATCCCTTCCATTTCTGAGAGATTCCCCGGACTTGTATTTATTTCTGTCATCATTATCACCGCACTTGTTGGCTTTATAGGCACCAAGTTTCTACTGGGACGTCTCCTTGTAGATGCTATGGATAATTTGCTGGAGCATACTCCCGGTATTAAATACATCTATTCTTCGCTAAAGGATGTAATGAGCTCCTTTGTCGGCGATAAAAAGAAATTCAGTAATCCGGTATGGGTAAAAACCAATAATAACCCGGAAGTATGGCGTATCGGTTTCCTCACGCAGCACGATTTATCTCCTGTAGGTTTGAGCGGAAAAATTGCCGTTTACCTACCCCATTCATATGCAATTTCCGGCTGGGTAATCCTTACTGAACCCGATAATGTACGGGAAGTTGAAGGTATGAATTCTGTAGAAGCCATGAAATTTGCCGTTAGTGGTGGTGTTTCAGGTTTCCATTCTGACGAAAATATATTTAAGGCACCGGAATGA
- a CDS encoding aminodeoxychorismate synthase component I produces MKAINAKEFSEMDKLSEKGEPFIFIIDFLKQNILLFTEEELNKKTDILVHFQKYRNYTPKTELNKKIYLQSFPETFESYKKGFDIVMKNLQLGNSYLINYTRKTKIETNLTLQDIFYHSEAKYKICYKNNWVFFSPEVFVKIENQKISTFPMKGTIDADIPDAENILKNDPKEKAEHYTVVDLLRNDLSIVADDVKLVDFQRIDYLQTLKKNLYTMSSEIEGTVKPSFQNKIGTIMQKLLPAGSILGAPKDKTQEVILKSESYDRGFYTGVCGYFDGKDLDSGVMIRFIENENNQFYFKSGGGITHQSDASAEYQEMINKIYVPVY; encoded by the coding sequence ATGAAAGCAATAAATGCGAAAGAATTTTCTGAAATGGATAAACTTTCCGAAAAAGGAGAGCCTTTTATTTTTATTATTGATTTTTTAAAGCAAAATATTCTGCTTTTTACAGAAGAAGAACTGAATAAAAAAACTGATATTTTGGTTCATTTTCAGAAATATAGAAATTATACTCCTAAGACCGAACTTAATAAAAAAATATACCTGCAGTCTTTCCCTGAAACTTTCGAATCTTATAAAAAGGGATTCGACATTGTCATGAAAAATCTGCAGTTAGGCAATTCCTATCTGATTAATTATACCCGAAAGACAAAAATAGAAACCAATCTTACACTTCAGGATATATTTTACCACTCCGAAGCAAAATATAAAATCTGTTACAAAAATAATTGGGTTTTCTTCTCTCCTGAAGTTTTTGTAAAAATCGAAAATCAGAAAATTTCTACTTTCCCTATGAAAGGCACTATTGATGCTGATATTCCGGATGCAGAAAATATATTGAAAAATGATCCGAAAGAAAAGGCAGAGCATTATACAGTTGTAGATTTGCTCCGGAACGATCTGAGTATAGTAGCTGATGATGTAAAATTAGTTGATTTCCAAAGAATTGACTATCTTCAGACTCTGAAAAAGAATCTTTATACCATGAGTTCGGAAATAGAAGGAACTGTAAAACCTTCTTTTCAAAACAAAATTGGCACTATCATGCAAAAATTACTTCCTGCTGGCTCTATTCTCGGAGCTCCTAAAGACAAAACGCAGGAGGTAATATTAAAAAGTGAAAGCTATGACAGAGGTTTTTATACGGGTGTCTGTGGCTATTTTGATGGTAAAGATCTGGATTCTGGTGTTATGATTCGTTTTATAGAAAATGAGAATAACCAGTTTTATTTTAAAAGTGGCGGTGGAATTACACATCAAAGTGATGCTTCTGCAGAATATCAGGAAATGATTAACAAAATATATGTTCCGGTTTATTGA
- the menD gene encoding 2-succinyl-5-enolpyruvyl-6-hydroxy-3-cyclohexene-1-carboxylic-acid synthase, translated as MKQYSSKRSIQILAHVLKQYGINHIVLSPGSRNAPITIHFSEDDFHCYSIVDERSAAFVAMGMAKSMHKPVSVSCTSGSAAANYYPAIVEAFYQNIPLLILTADRPENYVDIFDGQTIRQKDLFHQHSYGDFQMKEDLEPDADEYNFETVKKAVELCLEKQGPVHINIPLIEPLYEMVTELMPMPEIEKHIQETNYEIPSNVVAEWNTSKRVLVLLGTLDPSPELNVLLEQLVKNHSAVVLTESTSNQYHSKFFNHIDRYIFDFTEEDFKKYAPDLLITVGQNVVSKKVKLFLRKANPARHWHVDPYWQPDTYFALTEKIYADHEVFFSQLVKRVNLEPQAYYNLWDARRDKKDARHEEYSQQVPFSDFMVFRDLADSIPENYSVHVSNSSAIRYTLLFNFSEKHEVYCNRGTSGIDGCTSSAMGFAMMNDNPAVLITGDLSFFYDINGLWNKYIPPYTRIIIVNNGEGNIFRIIPGPGDTNAIGEYIATSHKMNASNLAKHFKFDYFQIETKDEFHRSLENFFKPSVQPKILEINTRSEDNADVQKDYFKFLKF; from the coding sequence ATGAAGCAGTATTCCTCTAAGCGTAGTATTCAGATTTTAGCACATGTCCTGAAACAATACGGGATTAATCATATTGTATTATCTCCGGGTTCCAGGAATGCGCCTATTACCATTCATTTTTCGGAAGACGATTTTCATTGTTACAGTATTGTTGATGAAAGATCTGCCGCTTTTGTAGCAATGGGAATGGCAAAGAGTATGCACAAACCAGTTTCTGTTTCGTGCACCAGCGGATCCGCTGCAGCAAACTACTATCCGGCAATTGTAGAAGCATTTTATCAGAATATACCATTATTGATTCTTACAGCGGACAGACCAGAAAATTATGTAGATATCTTCGATGGTCAGACAATTCGTCAGAAAGATCTTTTCCATCAGCATTCATACGGAGATTTCCAGATGAAAGAGGATCTGGAACCAGATGCAGATGAATACAATTTTGAAACGGTAAAAAAGGCTGTTGAACTTTGTTTGGAGAAACAAGGTCCCGTTCATATCAATATTCCTCTTATAGAACCATTATACGAAATGGTGACAGAGCTGATGCCTATGCCGGAAATTGAAAAGCATATCCAGGAAACCAATTATGAGATCCCATCAAATGTTGTTGCTGAATGGAATACCAGCAAGAGGGTATTAGTTTTGTTAGGAACATTGGATCCTTCTCCGGAACTTAATGTGTTGCTGGAGCAGTTGGTAAAGAATCATTCCGCAGTTGTATTGACAGAAAGTACATCTAACCAGTATCATTCAAAGTTTTTCAATCATATAGACCGTTATATATTTGATTTTACTGAAGAAGATTTTAAAAAATACGCTCCGGATTTACTAATTACCGTTGGACAAAATGTAGTGTCCAAAAAAGTAAAACTTTTCCTCAGAAAGGCTAATCCTGCGCGCCATTGGCATGTAGATCCTTATTGGCAGCCAGATACCTATTTTGCATTGACTGAAAAAATTTATGCGGATCATGAAGTATTTTTTTCACAGTTGGTAAAGAGAGTCAATCTGGAGCCTCAAGCCTATTATAACCTTTGGGATGCCAGAAGAGATAAAAAAGATGCCAGACATGAAGAGTATTCCCAACAGGTACCTTTTTCTGATTTTATGGTGTTTAGGGACCTTGCAGATAGTATTCCGGAAAATTATAGTGTACACGTATCCAATAGTTCAGCAATCCGATATACGCTGTTATTTAATTTTTCTGAGAAACATGAAGTTTACTGTAACAGAGGAACAAGTGGTATAGACGGATGTACTTCTTCTGCAATGGGATTTGCTATGATGAATGACAATCCTGCAGTTCTTATTACCGGAGATCTAAGCTTCTTCTATGACATCAATGGTCTTTGGAACAAATATATTCCGCCTTATACAAGAATCATTATTGTAAATAATGGCGAAGGGAATATTTTCCGAATTATTCCGGGACCCGGAGATACAAACGCCATTGGAGAATATATTGCAACTAGTCATAAAATGAATGCATCTAATCTGGCGAAGCACTTTAAGTTCGATTACTTCCAGATCGAAACCAAAGACGAGTTCCACAGATCGCTGGAAAATTTCTTTAAGCCAAGTGTGCAGCCTAAAATTTTAGAGATTAATACCAGAAGCGAAGATAATGCGGATGTGCAAAAAGACTACTTTAAATTTCTAAAGTTCTGA